In a single window of the Gossypium hirsutum isolate 1008001.06 chromosome A13, Gossypium_hirsutum_v2.1, whole genome shotgun sequence genome:
- the LOC107895098 gene encoding transcription repressor MYB6-like, translating into MGRSPCCEKAHTNKGAWTKEEDQRLINYIRVHGEGCWRSLPKAAGLLRCGKSCRLRWINYLRPDLKRGNFTEEEDELIIKLHSLLGNKWSLIAGRLPGRTDNEIKNYWNTHIKRKLISRGIDPQTHRPLNQTANTNTVTAPTELDFRNSPTSVSKSSSIKNPSLDFNYNEFQFKSNTDSLEEPNCTASSGMTTDEEQQEQLHKKQQYGPSNGQDINLELSIGIVSADSSRVSNANSAESKPKVDNNNFQFLEQAMVAKAVCLCWQLGFGTSEICRNCQNSNSNGFYSYCRPLDS; encoded by the exons ATGGGACGATCACCTTGTTGTGAAAAGGCTCATACCAACAAAGGTGCCTGGACCAAAGAGGAAGATCAACGCCTCATCAACTACATCCGTGTCCATGGTGAAGGCTGCTGGCGTTCCCTCCCCAAAGCTGCTG GGCTGCTTAGATGTGGTAAGAGTTGCAGATTAAGATGGATAAACTACTTGAGGCCTGATCTTAAGAGAGGAAATTTCACTGAAGAAGAAGATGAGCTTATCATCAAGCTTCACAGTTTACTTGGAAACAA ATGGTCATTGATTGCTGGAAGATTACCAGGAAGAACAGATAATGAGATAAAGAACTACTGGAACACACACATCAAAAGAAAGCTTATAAGCAGAGGAATTGATCCACAAACTCATCGTCCTCTCAATCAAACGGCCAATACCAACACAGTCACAGCCCCCACCGAATTGGATTTCAGAAACTCGCCCACATCCGTTTCCAAATCCAGTTCCATCAAAAACCCGTCTCTGGATTTCAATTACAATGAATTTCAATTCAAGTCCAACACAGATTCCCTTGAAGAACCCAACTGTACAGCCAGCAGTGGCATGACTACAGATGAAGAGCAACAAGAACAGCTGCACAAGAAGCAGCAATACGGTCCGAGCAATGGGCAAGACATAAATTTGGAGCTGTCGATTGGGATTGTTTCAGCTGACTCATCTCGGGTATCAAATGCCAACTCGGCCGAGTCGAAACCAAAGGTAGATAACAACAATTTCCAGTTTCTTGAACAAGCTATGGTGGCTAAGGCGGTATGTTTGTGTTGGCAATTAGGTTTTGGAACAAGTGAAATTTGTAGGAACTgtcaaaattcaaattcaaatggcTTCTATAGTTATTGTAGACCCTTGGATTCATAG